From the genome of Streptomyces sp. NBC_01304:
CTGAGGGGAGCCGCTCGAGCGGTGGTACGGGTAAAGGTGCGGACGAGGGCTCGGCGGAAGCGCCGCGCGATCTCCTGGCTGCCGATGTCACTGCGGCCTTGACCGTTCTTGGACGCCAGCCGGTGCGGCAGGACGATCTTGTGGTCGACCTGCGGGGGTCCCGCCTGGCAGGTGCCACGATTCGCGGTGGGAGCCTGCAGGGTGTGAACCTGCAGGGGGTCGACCTCACGGGTGCCCGCATCGAGGAAGTAGGGCTGGCCGGCGCCCAATTGGGGTCGGCGACGCTGACCGGGGCCAGTATCTGGAAAGGCGACTTGGCCTATGCGATCGCTCCGGGGGCTGACTTGACCGGGGTGCATGTCGCGGATACGAAGTTCACGAACGTGGTCCTGTCGAACGCGCTCCTGGTGGGAGCGGACCTTTCGTACGTTGACCTCAGTCATGCATTTCTGCACGGCGCCGATCTGACAGGCGCCGTCCTCACCAAGGCGGTTCTGCGGTATGCGAGTTTGGAGCATGCCGTTTTGAAGGGGGCGAAGCTGGAGGGCGCGGATCTAGCGCATGCTGACCTGGTGGGTGCGAAGCTCCCAGATGCAGACCTCACCGGGGCCGTGCTGAGCAGGGCCAACCTGGCGCACGCGGACCTTACGGATGCCCGACTTGCTGCGGCCGATCTCAGTGACGTCCAGGGGCTGAGCATCCGCCAGTTGCTCAAGGCGCACATCAGCAGCGACACGAACCTGCCTGAGAAACTGGCCGATGACCCGCAGGTCCGGAGACGGATCGCCGAATGTGATGCCGCCGAGACGAAGAACGGTCCCGACGGAGGGGCCGATGGGTAGCGTCACGACGGCCATGTCAGGGGCTCGGGACGCTGTGCCCGGTATGTCTTGAAGAGCCGTCGAGCCGACTGCAGCAGCGGTTGTTGCAGTGCTGTTCGGCACGTCCTCGCAGGTGACAAAGGGTGATCACCTGAGCGCTGTGCGTCGGTTGTGAGATGTTAGGTTACGCCGATGGGGGAGCGGTGGGCTGGTTCGTGGGGATGGCGACAGCCGCCGACACCGTAGGCCGTCGTGGCTGTCATGCCGGCATGGCAGGGGAACGGTCCGTCAGTACAGGCTCGACCGCAAGTGGGGAACGTGGCGCAAGCAGGGTCGCATTCGGCGGCAGGCCAGATGACCGGATACCTCTACCAGTGCGAACTGGCCCTGCTGGAACTTGCCCGGCGCAGCTGGGACGACATCACGGTCGAAGTCCGTATGGAAGTCCTCGACGACATCGAGTTCCTGCGCGAACAGACGGATGATCCACACGAACTTCTGCAGTCCAAGCACCGTGAGAAAGCCGGGCGGTTGAGTGAGACCGGCAAGGACTTCTGGCGTTCCGTCGCCTCGTGGATCGACGCGCTGAGCGCACTGGATCGTCTGTCCGCCGGGAGCATGCCGATGCTGCGGCTGGTCACCACTCAGCTGGCGGCTGACGACACCTTTCTGTACCAGCTTCGCGCCGGCCCCGAGCGCTCCGTGGACGACGCCCTGGCCGGCATGGAACGGGTCGCCCGGGCTGACGATCCCGGCAATACGGCCGTGGACCGCAGGAAGTTCATGGAGCTCACGGCCGCTCAGCGCTACCGGCTGGTCGCCGCCATCGAGATCAACGACGCGTCCCCGCTGATGTCAGACCTCGACTCTAGTCTGGCCCGGATACTGGGGATCAGGCCTGGCCAGCACGCCCGCGCCGTCCTCGAGGACATCAAGGGGTGGTGGTACGGCGTGGCCGTCGAGTTGTTGGACAAGAACCGTGCGCGGGTCTCGGTCACCGCCCAGGAGCTGCAGTGCCGCATGGAGGAGATCACCGACCGATTTGCGGGAAAGAACCTGCCCATCACCGAGACGTTGCGCCGTCTCACTGATGCCGAGATCGCCGCGTACGGGGACGATTTGGTCGTTGCCCAGATGCAGTGGATCGGTCTGAAGAACCGCACCGTCGCCACCCACCTGCGGGACTACCACTACGCCCGCGCTCAGCGCTCCGTATGGCTGCGTACCTTCAAGATCACTGAAGAGGGGCTTGAGGACTACGAGCGGCGCCTGTGGGACGAGTGGGATCACGTTTTCACCCGGCACACCGACGACGTCGAGGACGATACCCCCGCGGCGCAGCGCAAGACCGTCGGCAAGCGTGTCCTGGACGACACCATGGACAAGGCTGCCGACATGCCCGCCCGGCCCGGCAGCACCACCGAAGGCTGGATCGGCCGCGGCACCATGCACAGCCTCGCAGGCCGGGCACAGAACGCCGGTGACGATGAGTCCGTCGGCTGGCACCCCGACTACCCCGACCTGTGCCAAAGCCACAACGAGTCGCAGGGCCAGTGACCATGACCAACCATCGCGTCCCCGAAGCGCAGGCCCTGCTCAACACGGCCTTCGGCGCCTACCTTTTGGCCACCAGCGTCCACGCCGCCACCAAGAAGGCCGACCGCCCCCTGCCCTGGCCCAGCGCCTTCCTCGTCCTGCCGTTCGTGCTGCCTGCCGACACCCGCAAGGACCTGCCCGCCCAGGCTGTCCAGTCCATGGCCGCCTGGCTCACCGAACACCCCCAGCACCAGGCCGCCTTTGCGCAGCGGGCCGCCACACTGACCGAATACACCCGAGCCAGCCTGCGTACCGCCGTCCGCCACCACGCCCTTGAGGTCACAGAGTCAGGGCTGTGCTGCCCCCGTACGCCAAAGGTCGCCTCGGCGGCAGCGAGCGAGGAAGTCGCGGACTGCGCCCGCCGCGCCGGCCTTATCGGCCGCTGGCTTGCCGTCGTCGAGCCCGCCCTTGCCTTCAACCTTCTCGGCGTCCGCCCCTGACCACCTCTCCACAAAGGAGCCCCAGAACCACCATGCAGCTACTCGCCCTGGCCCTCTACCACCGAGACGGCAGGCCCATTCCGAGGGTCGTGCGGTTTCGCCCCGGGGCGCTCAACATCCTCACCGGCGAGTCCGAGACCGGGAAGTCCGAGATCCTCGACATCGTCGACTACTGCCTGGGACGCACTACCCCCAACCTGCCCGACGAGCCCATCGACCAGACCGTGGGCTGGTACGCACTCCTGGTCGCTTTCCGCGACAGTCGTATGCTCCTCGCGAGGCCCCGGCCCGCGGGCTCCTCGACCATCCAGGCCATGATCCGCACCGGCGGCGACACCCTTGACCTGCCCCGCGCCGACGAGCTGGTACCGAACTCGAACGTGGCCGCGCTGCGCAGCCAGGTCAGCGCCCGCCTGGGCATCGAGGATTTCCGTTTCCAGCCCCCCACCGGTGCCGCACGCGCGGCCTTCGACGTCTCCGTCGCGCAGGCGGCCCTGCTGTGCTTCCAGAACCAGAACGAGATCGCCGACAAGAAGGCTCTCTTCCACCGCCAGACCGAGAACGGCATGGCCCAGACCCTCAAGGACACCCTGCCCTACTTCTTGGGAGCTGCCGGCCCCGAACAGGCCCTGCGCCGCTACCACCTGAGTGAAGCCCTGCGGGCCCAGCGCGCCGCTCAGCGCAAGCTCGATGACGCCCACCGCCACCGCGAGGCGGTGGACGCGAGCGGCGTCGTCCTGCTCCGCCTCGCCCAGAGCGAAGGACTCCTGGAGGAAGTCCCGGCAGCCCCCGGCCCCGAAGAGATTCGCAGGCTATTGGAGCGGGCGCTGACCATCACTGTGTCGACCGTGGGCCCGGTAGACCTGAGGGACCAGCGTCAGGGCCTGAGTGACGAACGGCGGGAACTGCGGGGCCAATTGCAGCAGCTCGATGAGGCACTGGCCCTGGTGGATCGCTGGCAAAAGCAGGGCGAGGCCTTCACCGGCGAGCTGCACCTGCAGCTCGGCCGCCTCAAATCCATCAACCTCCTGGGTCCCGAACACGACCACGACACCGCCGTCTGCCCGATGTGTACGCGCCCGCTGGAAGATCCGGACGCATCGGCTGCCGAGATCACCACACTCACCGAGCAGCTTGTGGAAGAACTCGACCAGGCCCAGACCATCCAGCCGATCCGCGACGAGCACCGCAGATCCCTGCAGACCGAGCGGGCCGCTATCGTCGAACGCCTCCATGTCAACGGGGTACAGCTGAGAGAACTCACTGCCAGCGACGAACGCATGCGCGGCCTCCAGGAGCAGCACGTACGCATCGCCCGGATCCAAGGACGGATCGACCAGGCGCTTACCGCTGGCACTGGATCACCTGCCGGTGACATCGGTGAACTGCGCAACAACCTGATCCTTGCCCAGGAGAATGTCACCACCCTCCAGGCAATGATCGACGAGGACGACGTCACCGCCGAGACGGAACGGCGCCTCGCCGACATCGCCACCAACATGACTATCTGGGCCAGGCGCCTGGACCTCGGACAGGCCGCATCGGCGGACGAGGTCGCCATCAGCCTGAGCCAGCTCAACGTCGTCGTGCGACGTCCCCAAGGACGCCTCCCGCTCAACCGCATCGGCAGCGCCAAGAACTGGATCGGCTATCACATGGTCGCCCACCTCGCCCTGCATACCTACTTCCGGCTCCACAACCGGCCCGTCCCCGGCTTCCTCATGTTCGACCAGCCGACCCAGGCCTTCTTCCCCGCGAAGGTCAAGGACGCCACCACCGTCCAGGACGCCGACTGGGCCACCGTCACGGCCTACTTTGAACTCCTCAGGGACGTGGCCGACCTCAACGAAGGCGCACTGCAGATCATCGTGTGCGACCACGCCAACCTCACGGAGGAATCCTGGTTCCAGGACGCCATCGTCGAGAACTGGCGGCCGGAGGAGGGGCATCGCAAGGCACTGATCCCGAACGGCTGGCTCGACTGACAGCTAGCGCCGGATCCATTTGGCGTTCCGCGCAGGGACGGCACGTCATGCCCGGTGTGGTTACGCGGGTTTGGGGTTGATGGCCTTCCCGACGAAGTCACGGATGATGGAGGCGACTTGCGCGGCGGGCACGGTCTGCACCCACCGGTGGTCTGCTCCGTCACTATGACGATGGCAGACGAGTTGGAACTCCACCGAGCCGTCTTCTTGCGTGCAGCCCCACGTGTTGCTGGGTGCCTGCCCGCAGGAGTCATGCGGTTCGAAGGCTGCCACCTTGCGGACGACGTCGGCGTGGTGGTGCGGCGGGAGGGTACGGTCACCGTGGCAGCCGGTGCACTGCAGGAGGTGCTCCACCGCTCTGGGCTGTTCGATGAACCGCGGGCCGCCCTCGGCGTTGTTGCACCGTACGCACAACGGGCCGCGGATAAAGCCATGCGCGTGGCAGTGATCCCAGTACAGGGCACGCCGGGGATCGGAACACATCCAGCACAAGAACGCATCCGCCGGGGAGCGCTTCGCGAAGGCCGCCGCGTATAAGCGGCCTTGCAGGTGGCCCTTGTAGGGCCTGGCGACGGTGGTGCTGCACGACGGACACAGAGTGATGAACCCCTTCGCGCTGGAGGACCGCCACTGCTTCCCTTCGTCCCTGGCACCGCAACCGCTGCAGAGCAGAGTCTGCTGCGCCACCTCGGCCGAGAGGACATCCGTGCGGTCCAACAGGACGGCGTAGCCGCGAGGGACCAGCCACTGAGTTCCGGACCAGGTGAGCAGCGGCAGGGGCCTGGTGCAGGCGATGGTGCGTCGGCTGTAGCGCTCTGAAAGCCGGTCTGCAGTGATCCCGGCGGAGGGCTCCTGCCCGCTGTTTTGCTTGTGCGCCCAGGTTGCCTGGAAGACCCAGTCGCTGACGCGTGATCGCCAGGCATGGCCTTCCCCGTCAGGCATCTGAGAGACATTGACCAGGTCCTCGGGATCGAGCTCGAGCCCAGCGAGTCGCTCGCCCGCCTTGCGGACGTCCCGGTCGTCCAGCCACCAGCGCTGCTTGTGCTTGCGTCCGGGCACAACGACATCGCCGATGAGAACGTACGGGCTGGCCGCGAAGTCGTAGCGAGAGGGCCTGCCGAGATCGCAGGGGACATCGCATCCCTCGGTGGCCTCGCTCAGGAGCCGGCAGGCTTCGCCCGGCGTGATCAGCATGGCGTGGTGGTGGTCGAGGCAGCCAGCTGGGCGGGCGCGGTGGCCTGCGGCCGATGTGTGGTGAAAGCGAGTGTCATGGTGCTTCCTTTGCCTGTTGCGGGGCGGGGCGATGGAGGGACGTGTGATCGCGGCAGGCTGCCGCGGCTACCCCTCAGGAGACGGCATGCGCGCGATACGCGGGCCGTGCGCCGGGA
Proteins encoded in this window:
- a CDS encoding pentapeptide repeat-containing protein, whose product is MKPKIRRLALVVGGVVAALGYVLLLWRGPWWIDGAHLREKGLQPADGVVITGFRTMLVAVGAGAIAGLGLYYTHRNHRHAEKLYEHGQEQFAHVREKDREQAELTREGQVTERYVEAIKLLGSSNLHERLGGIYSLERIMNDSERDHGMVVEVLSAFVRTPPPEGSRSSGGTGKGADEGSAEAPRDLLAADVTAALTVLGRQPVRQDDLVVDLRGSRLAGATIRGGSLQGVNLQGVDLTGARIEEVGLAGAQLGSATLTGASIWKGDLAYAIAPGADLTGVHVADTKFTNVVLSNALLVGADLSYVDLSHAFLHGADLTGAVLTKAVLRYASLEHAVLKGAKLEGADLAHADLVGAKLPDADLTGAVLSRANLAHADLTDARLAAADLSDVQGLSIRQLLKAHISSDTNLPEKLADDPQVRRRIAECDAAETKNGPDGGADG
- a CDS encoding ABC-three component system protein, translating into MTGYLYQCELALLELARRSWDDITVEVRMEVLDDIEFLREQTDDPHELLQSKHREKAGRLSETGKDFWRSVASWIDALSALDRLSAGSMPMLRLVTTQLAADDTFLYQLRAGPERSVDDALAGMERVARADDPGNTAVDRRKFMELTAAQRYRLVAAIEINDASPLMSDLDSSLARILGIRPGQHARAVLEDIKGWWYGVAVELLDKNRARVSVTAQELQCRMEEITDRFAGKNLPITETLRRLTDAEIAAYGDDLVVAQMQWIGLKNRTVATHLRDYHYARAQRSVWLRTFKITEEGLEDYERRLWDEWDHVFTRHTDDVEDDTPAAQRKTVGKRVLDDTMDKAADMPARPGSTTEGWIGRGTMHSLAGRAQNAGDDESVGWHPDYPDLCQSHNESQGQ
- a CDS encoding three component ABC system middle component, with the protein product MTNHRVPEAQALLNTAFGAYLLATSVHAATKKADRPLPWPSAFLVLPFVLPADTRKDLPAQAVQSMAAWLTEHPQHQAAFAQRAATLTEYTRASLRTAVRHHALEVTESGLCCPRTPKVASAAASEEVADCARRAGLIGRWLAVVEPALAFNLLGVRP
- a CDS encoding DUF3732 domain-containing protein codes for the protein MQLLALALYHRDGRPIPRVVRFRPGALNILTGESETGKSEILDIVDYCLGRTTPNLPDEPIDQTVGWYALLVAFRDSRMLLARPRPAGSSTIQAMIRTGGDTLDLPRADELVPNSNVAALRSQVSARLGIEDFRFQPPTGAARAAFDVSVAQAALLCFQNQNEIADKKALFHRQTENGMAQTLKDTLPYFLGAAGPEQALRRYHLSEALRAQRAAQRKLDDAHRHREAVDASGVVLLRLAQSEGLLEEVPAAPGPEEIRRLLERALTITVSTVGPVDLRDQRQGLSDERRELRGQLQQLDEALALVDRWQKQGEAFTGELHLQLGRLKSINLLGPEHDHDTAVCPMCTRPLEDPDASAAEITTLTEQLVEELDQAQTIQPIRDEHRRSLQTERAAIVERLHVNGVQLRELTASDERMRGLQEQHVRIARIQGRIDQALTAGTGSPAGDIGELRNNLILAQENVTTLQAMIDEDDVTAETERRLADIATNMTIWARRLDLGQAASADEVAISLSQLNVVVRRPQGRLPLNRIGSAKNWIGYHMVAHLALHTYFRLHNRPVPGFLMFDQPTQAFFPAKVKDATTVQDADWATVTAYFELLRDVADLNEGALQIIVCDHANLTEESWFQDAIVENWRPEEGHRKALIPNGWLD
- a CDS encoding endonuclease domain-containing protein, producing MLITPGEACRLLSEATEGCDVPCDLGRPSRYDFAASPYVLIGDVVVPGRKHKQRWWLDDRDVRKAGERLAGLELDPEDLVNVSQMPDGEGHAWRSRVSDWVFQATWAHKQNSGQEPSAGITADRLSERYSRRTIACTRPLPLLTWSGTQWLVPRGYAVLLDRTDVLSAEVAQQTLLCSGCGARDEGKQWRSSSAKGFITLCPSCSTTVARPYKGHLQGRLYAAAFAKRSPADAFLCWMCSDPRRALYWDHCHAHGFIRGPLCVRCNNAEGGPRFIEQPRAVEHLLQCTGCHGDRTLPPHHHADVVRKVAAFEPHDSCGQAPSNTWGCTQEDGSVEFQLVCHRHSDGADHRWVQTVPAAQVASIIRDFVGKAINPKPA